A window of the Desulforapulum autotrophicum HRM2 genome harbors these coding sequences:
- the tmcD gene encoding electron transfer complex subunit TmcD, which yields MDRENWDWEIGKREIANLAPWQERFSYQEEPCASPDGEIVAAIIRNDDEEFTAATQTSAGEITTWENAYEKVWHLRFGPDGRLSALVSDTAEWTVATDDTPWENTYDFAWDMAFTPSGSHVAVSTQKDLQYAVSVNDTPWAKEFSRLTAMTLSPDGLHSAAVVETELLLETEIFKFRKGCYSVAVDGNAWKQSYMNVWEPCFSNDGNHVAASIRTTYQDYTIVVDGKPWDKKYSSVWAPIFSPDTNEVVAPVKEAGRWSLASQDGLVWDTSFYQLWHPAYAGGENRLAAIVSPEYGLWTVALDGTAWDATFNELVTDLATSLNGQRAGCVFKHDGRWGIAVDGKPWQGRFDMAWKPVFSPDAAHVAAKVETQGKYILVIDGKPLDRHFTRLEMPVFSQDGQRILVKGVENNIFYREIVDLG from the coding sequence ATGGATAGAGAAAACTGGGACTGGGAGATAGGGAAACGCGAAATTGCAAACCTTGCCCCGTGGCAGGAGCGTTTCTCCTATCAGGAAGAACCCTGTGCAAGTCCAGACGGGGAAATTGTTGCCGCCATCATTAGAAATGATGACGAAGAGTTTACCGCTGCGACTCAAACTTCAGCCGGTGAGATAACCACCTGGGAAAATGCCTACGAAAAGGTGTGGCATCTCAGATTTGGACCGGATGGAAGGCTTTCTGCCCTTGTCTCGGACACAGCTGAATGGACGGTCGCAACCGACGACACTCCCTGGGAAAACACCTATGACTTTGCCTGGGACATGGCCTTCACCCCAAGCGGAAGCCATGTTGCCGTTTCCACCCAGAAGGACCTTCAATACGCCGTTTCCGTCAATGACACGCCCTGGGCGAAGGAATTCTCACGGCTCACGGCCATGACCCTGAGCCCCGACGGGCTGCACTCGGCTGCGGTTGTTGAAACCGAACTGCTGCTTGAAACTGAAATTTTCAAGTTCAGAAAAGGATGCTACTCGGTAGCGGTTGACGGTAACGCGTGGAAACAGTCGTACATGAACGTATGGGAGCCTTGTTTTTCAAACGACGGTAACCATGTTGCTGCATCGATCCGGACAACCTACCAGGACTACACCATTGTCGTTGACGGAAAGCCATGGGATAAAAAGTACAGCTCTGTGTGGGCACCTATCTTCTCTCCCGACACAAATGAGGTTGTGGCTCCGGTAAAAGAGGCGGGACGATGGTCGCTTGCAAGCCAGGACGGCCTGGTCTGGGATACCTCGTTTTATCAGCTCTGGCACCCGGCCTATGCAGGTGGAGAAAACCGCCTGGCAGCCATTGTTTCACCCGAGTATGGCCTCTGGACCGTGGCCTTGGACGGCACAGCCTGGGACGCAACGTTTAACGAGCTTGTCACCGATCTTGCAACCTCCCTGAACGGACAACGGGCTGGATGTGTCTTTAAGCATGACGGCAGATGGGGCATTGCCGTGGACGGAAAACCATGGCAGGGACGGTTTGACATGGCCTGGAAACCGGTCTTCAGCCCCGATGCAGCCCATGTGGCTGCAAAGGTTGAAACCCAGGGCAAATATATCCTTGTCATTGATGGGAAACCCCTTGACAGACATTTTACAAGGCTTGAAATGCCTGTTTTCAGCCAGGACGGCCAGCGCATCCTTGTCAAGGGCGTTGAAAATAATATCTTTTACCGGGAAATTGTTGACCTGGGTTAA
- the tmcC gene encoding TmcC family electron transfer complex membrane anchor subunit, with protein sequence MHDIYSLVTGPLAWLSFALFLGGSIFRFTSLYRLAQKKDSAVFEYMSLRYALRSIAHWLTPFATRNMRLNPAMTVVTFAFHICLFIAPLFLFAHVILIQESFGFHFPTLPNAVADILSIIVVLSCLFFAGRRMFLPEVKYLTTWVDIAILVAVAAPFFTGFWVYHQWAGFQTMTLVHIFSGELMIAIIPFTKLFHMFLFPFIRGYIGSEFGNVRMAKDW encoded by the coding sequence ATGCATGACATTTACTCCCTAGTTACAGGCCCCCTGGCATGGCTCTCCTTTGCCCTGTTTCTGGGCGGCAGTATTTTCAGATTCACGAGCCTATACCGGCTTGCCCAAAAAAAGGACAGTGCTGTTTTTGAGTACATGAGTCTCAGGTATGCCCTGCGATCCATTGCCCATTGGCTCACCCCCTTTGCCACCCGGAACATGCGTCTTAATCCGGCCATGACCGTTGTCACCTTTGCCTTTCACATCTGTCTCTTTATCGCACCCCTTTTTCTGTTTGCCCATGTCATTCTCATCCAGGAGAGTTTTGGCTTTCATTTTCCAACCCTGCCCAATGCTGTAGCCGACATTTTATCAATTATAGTCGTTCTCTCCTGTCTTTTCTTTGCCGGAAGACGGATGTTCCTGCCTGAAGTCAAATACCTTACTACCTGGGTGGACATTGCCATCCTTGTGGCGGTTGCAGCACCTTTTTTCACAGGCTTCTGGGTCTATCACCAATGGGCAGGCTTTCAAACCATGACCCTGGTCCATATCTTCTCAGGAGAACTCATGATTGCCATCATTCCCTTTACCAAGCTGTTTCATATGTTCCTGTTCCCCTTTATACGGGGATATATCGGCTCAGAGTTCGGCAACGTCAGAATGGCTAAGGACTGGTAA
- the tmcB gene encoding electron transfer complex ferredoxin TmcB gives MSDSKPITENEIDDKGIMAGVEKLSPEKIERVINEVITAETGAKLKVYVDTCVHCGLCSEGCHYFISRDRDPKFSPAGKVKQTLWEIMRKRGRVSPEFIKNAAVVAYTQCNLCKRCAMYCPFGIDIAYVMSVMRRICHKLGVVPLYIQDTAHSHSVTANQMWVKDDEWIDTLMWQEEEARDEVSNLRIPLDVEGSDTFYSVIGPEPKYRAQLIYQAAMIMEAAGESWTMPSSPGWDNSDMCMYTGDYEMMERLKKVHFEAAIRLKAKRIVMGECGHAFRSVYDMGNRALGWKMPPIPIIHAIEYYHEIFSKEKIKIKKKFDRPVTLHDPCNIVRGRGLHHMAREVVNATCKTFIEMTPNCEHNYCCGAGGGVINCGPPFKNERVESSKAKAEQLFAAKAKGAEVVIAPCHNCHGGLEDIIHHYGIDMELKFLGDIIYEIMEIPE, from the coding sequence ATGAGTGATTCAAAACCAATCACAGAGAACGAGATCGACGACAAGGGTATCATGGCGGGAGTGGAAAAGCTCTCACCTGAAAAAATAGAACGGGTCATAAACGAGGTGATTACCGCTGAAACCGGCGCTAAACTCAAGGTCTACGTGGATACCTGTGTCCACTGCGGACTTTGCAGCGAAGGCTGTCACTATTTTATCTCAAGGGACCGGGACCCCAAATTTTCTCCTGCTGGCAAGGTTAAACAGACCCTGTGGGAAATCATGCGCAAACGAGGACGGGTTTCCCCCGAATTCATAAAAAATGCGGCCGTGGTAGCCTACACCCAGTGCAACCTGTGCAAGCGCTGCGCCATGTACTGCCCATTTGGCATTGACATTGCCTATGTCATGTCGGTCATGCGGCGGATCTGCCACAAACTGGGCGTGGTTCCCCTGTATATCCAGGACACGGCCCACAGCCATTCAGTCACGGCCAACCAGATGTGGGTAAAGGATGACGAGTGGATCGATACCCTCATGTGGCAGGAGGAAGAGGCAAGGGACGAGGTGTCCAACCTGAGAATTCCCCTGGACGTTGAAGGCAGCGACACTTTTTACTCAGTCATTGGACCTGAGCCCAAGTACAGGGCCCAACTCATATACCAGGCCGCCATGATCATGGAGGCCGCAGGAGAAAGTTGGACCATGCCGTCCTCTCCTGGCTGGGACAACTCGGACATGTGCATGTACACCGGGGACTATGAAATGATGGAACGGCTTAAAAAGGTCCATTTTGAGGCAGCCATACGCCTCAAGGCCAAACGAATCGTCATGGGAGAATGTGGCCATGCCTTTCGATCGGTCTACGACATGGGCAACCGGGCCCTTGGCTGGAAAATGCCCCCCATTCCCATCATCCACGCCATTGAATATTACCATGAAATTTTTTCCAAAGAAAAAATCAAGATCAAGAAAAAATTTGACCGACCCGTCACCCTCCACGACCCGTGCAATATTGTCAGGGGTCGGGGGCTTCACCACATGGCAAGGGAAGTGGTCAACGCCACCTGCAAGACCTTTATTGAAATGACACCCAACTGTGAGCACAACTACTGCTGCGGCGCCGGTGGCGGGGTAATCAACTGTGGCCCTCCATTTAAAAACGAAAGGGTAGAAAGCAGCAAGGCAAAAGCAGAACAGCTCTTTGCCGCCAAAGCAAAGGGTGCCGAAGTGGTCATTGCCCCCTGTCACAACTGCCATGGCGGTCTTGAAGACATCATCCACCACTATGGGATTGACATGGAACTCAAATTTCTCGGCGACATTATCTATGAAATCATGGAAATACCCGAATAA
- the tmcA gene encoding acidic tetraheme cytochrome c3 TmcA, with protein MAGACELLWPQQNLKLHPRYPGYVSHKKGDVLLTDTLKKYIFRLLAYALILAPLTVTGDDCMNIDEAVFAKHTRPFVCFVHDEHNENAGIDECDVCHHVYEDGKLMPGETSEDMACSECHGAKDDPRQFKLIATYHNRCRSCHLERKEGPITCGGCHEQSK; from the coding sequence ATGGCCGGAGCATGCGAACTGCTCTGGCCGCAACAAAATCTGAAACTGCACCCACGATACCCGGGGTATGTTTCGCATAAAAAGGGGGATGTTCTGTTGACTGATACGTTAAAAAAATATATTTTTAGACTACTGGCATATGCCTTGATTCTTGCACCGCTAACAGTTACAGGGGATGACTGTATGAACATTGATGAGGCGGTCTTTGCCAAACACACCAGACCCTTTGTCTGCTTTGTCCATGACGAACACAATGAAAACGCAGGCATTGATGAGTGTGATGTCTGTCACCATGTGTATGAGGATGGAAAGCTGATGCCGGGTGAAACCAGTGAAGACATGGCCTGCTCAGAATGCCACGGGGCAAAGGATGACCCCAGGCAATTCAAACTCATCGCAACTTATCACAACAGGTGCCGTAGCTGCCATCTTGAGAGAAAAGAGGGCCCAATCACCTGTGGTGGATGCCACGAACAATCCAAGTAA
- the divK gene encoding DVU0259 family response regulator domain-containing protein, which translates to MTKKILVVDDDPVIVKYLINIFNDNGYETCSANDGAEAFEVLQQENPDLITLDLEMPKEWGPKFFRRLSKHEAYKDIPVIVISGLASRHLSIDKAITWLAKPFDPEKLIGIVKNTIG; encoded by the coding sequence ATGACAAAAAAAATACTTGTCGTGGATGATGATCCCGTCATCGTCAAATACCTTATAAATATTTTCAACGACAACGGCTATGAGACCTGTTCGGCCAATGACGGTGCAGAGGCTTTTGAGGTGCTTCAGCAGGAGAACCCCGATCTGATCACACTGGACCTTGAAATGCCCAAGGAGTGGGGGCCCAAATTTTTCAGGAGACTGTCCAAACATGAAGCATACAAGGATATTCCCGTTATTGTGATTTCAGGTCTTGCAAGCCGCCATCTAAGCATTGACAAGGCCATCACCTGGCTTGCCAAGCCCTTTGACCCGGAAAAACTCATTGGCATCGTCAAGAATACCATCGGATAA
- a CDS encoding HAMP domain-containing sensor histidine kinase: MKRTPDMLLNKIRHSLVFKLIMIMAFICFVAISVWAYFSINYQRNKAVGDTLGVADRISKTIRLGTHYSMMLNARDDIHQIIQNTATQREIENVRIYNKRGVIKFSNIESEVDTKSLPESEACIICHRGDPPLVKLTLNERKRIFSADSGHRVLGIITPIYNEPGCSEQCHFHDAKAKVLGSMELVISLQETDAEIVKYEQSIVFLALAIFVAPSFFIFLFVYKFVIGPIRQLTEETKHITCATKITRIDSHRESEIGQLATAFNTMRQRINHHQKELTKQKNEYQNLFERVPCLITVQDKNFKLINFNKEFYNKYNPKIGDFCYATYKGRTTRCSNCPVEKTFKDGKSHYSEEEGIGKNGTMEHWIVRTSPVKNAAGEIVAAMEINLDITHRKELEQRAELSEKKYHAIFNNIPNPVFVLDNDSLTILDCNESVAEVYGYGMADIVGKPFSYLFDPSQPTQEIDDIVRNTSIINSVKHRRSNNRPMFVDIWISPSEYPGQKVLLVTTSDITQRLETETQFLQAAKLATLGEMATGVAHELNQPLSVIKTASSFCIEKIRKNQEINPEILTTLLQKIDANVNRASKIINHMRDFARKSDIKLIPVDIVDILERAYEIFSQQLKVRGITVDWDITPPLAPVMTDPGRLEQVFINLLINARDAIEAKAEICHNDAGLKKKITIRGYLLDEKVHVEVEDTGTGVPADVAEKIFQPFFTTKEVGKGTGLGLSISYGIIKESSGLISIKETSEKGAVFQVILPAYRSKEQDNHEERS, translated from the coding sequence ATGAAACGGACGCCTGATATGCTTTTGAACAAGATCCGCCATAGCCTCGTGTTCAAGCTCATCATGATCATGGCTTTCATCTGTTTTGTGGCAATCTCGGTATGGGCCTACTTCAGCATCAACTACCAGCGCAACAAGGCGGTCGGTGACACCTTGGGTGTTGCCGATCGAATCAGTAAAACCATTCGCCTCGGCACCCACTACTCCATGATGCTCAACGCCCGGGATGATATTCACCAGATCATCCAGAACACCGCAACCCAGCGGGAAATCGAAAATGTCAGGATCTACAACAAACGGGGGGTTATCAAGTTTTCCAACATTGAGTCCGAGGTTGATACAAAATCCCTTCCCGAATCAGAGGCATGTATCATCTGCCACCGTGGGGACCCGCCCCTTGTCAAACTGACCCTCAACGAAAGAAAACGAATCTTTTCAGCCGATTCAGGCCACCGGGTCCTGGGGATCATCACACCCATCTACAACGAACCTGGATGTAGTGAACAATGCCATTTCCACGATGCAAAGGCCAAAGTTCTGGGCTCCATGGAGCTTGTGATCTCCCTCCAGGAGACCGATGCGGAAATCGTCAAGTATGAACAAAGCATTGTCTTTTTGGCCCTTGCCATCTTTGTTGCCCCCTCTTTTTTCATCTTTCTCTTTGTTTACAAGTTTGTTATCGGCCCCATCCGTCAGCTCACCGAAGAGACAAAACACATCACCTGCGCCACTAAAATCACCCGCATCGATTCCCATCGGGAATCGGAAATCGGTCAGCTTGCAACTGCGTTCAACACCATGCGTCAACGGATAAACCACCACCAGAAGGAGCTGACCAAACAAAAAAACGAGTACCAGAACCTGTTTGAAAGGGTACCCTGTCTGATCACGGTCCAGGACAAAAATTTTAAACTCATCAACTTTAACAAAGAGTTCTACAACAAATACAACCCCAAAATCGGTGACTTCTGCTATGCCACCTACAAGGGCAGAACCACCCGGTGCAGCAACTGCCCCGTGGAAAAGACCTTCAAGGACGGAAAATCCCATTACTCTGAAGAGGAGGGAATCGGTAAAAACGGTACCATGGAGCATTGGATCGTGAGAACAAGCCCGGTCAAGAATGCGGCGGGTGAAATCGTTGCGGCCATGGAGATTAACCTTGATATCACCCACCGAAAGGAACTTGAACAACGGGCTGAACTTTCAGAAAAAAAATACCATGCCATTTTCAACAACATTCCCAACCCGGTGTTCGTCCTTGACAATGACTCCCTTACCATCCTTGACTGTAACGAGAGCGTCGCTGAGGTGTATGGATATGGGATGGCCGATATCGTGGGAAAGCCTTTCAGCTACCTGTTTGATCCGTCCCAGCCCACCCAGGAAATTGATGATATTGTGCGCAACACGTCGATCATCAATTCGGTGAAACATCGCAGGTCCAACAACCGGCCCATGTTTGTGGACATCTGGATTTCACCGTCGGAATATCCGGGTCAGAAGGTTCTGCTGGTCACCACCTCGGACATCACACAAAGACTTGAAACAGAGACCCAGTTTCTCCAGGCGGCAAAACTTGCCACCCTGGGGGAGATGGCAACCGGGGTGGCCCATGAACTCAACCAGCCACTTTCGGTGATTAAAACCGCCTCAAGCTTCTGCATTGAAAAAATCAGAAAAAACCAGGAGATAAATCCGGAGATCCTCACCACCCTGCTTCAAAAAATTGATGCCAACGTGAATCGTGCATCCAAAATCATCAATCACATGCGCGACTTTGCTCGAAAATCTGACATTAAACTCATCCCTGTGGATATTGTCGACATCCTGGAGCGGGCCTATGAAATCTTCAGCCAGCAGCTCAAGGTCAGGGGGATCACGGTCGACTGGGATATAACCCCTCCCCTTGCCCCTGTGATGACAGATCCCGGCCGACTTGAGCAGGTGTTCATCAATCTGCTGATCAATGCAAGGGATGCCATTGAAGCCAAGGCGGAAATCTGTCATAATGACGCTGGACTTAAGAAAAAAATCACCATCCGGGGCTATCTCCTGGATGAAAAGGTCCATGTGGAGGTCGAGGACACAGGCACCGGTGTACCGGCGGATGTTGCAGAAAAAATATTTCAGCCTTTTTTCACCACCAAGGAGGTGGGAAAGGGAACGGGCCTTGGCCTTTCCATCAGCTATGGCATCATCAAGGAGAGTTCAGGTCTGATATCCATCAAAGAAACCTCGGAAAAGGGAGCTGTATTCCAGGTCATTCTTCCGGCATACCGGTCAAAGGAGCAGGACAACCATGAAGAACGATCCTGA
- a CDS encoding response regulator: MKNDPEIKEILLVDDEEDIREVLAITLQDLGYRVTLAENGQKAMELFKNHGFPIVLTDIKMPVMDGIQLLKKIKAIAPETEIIMITGHGDMDLAIESFRNQAVEFITKPVDVKSLEVAIDRAKQKIVLKKQLFDYTHNLERMVQQKSEALKAVHRESTGDLATIMETLPMVVFCVDRELKITSSNASFKELFGKGPFNDNAHDFCHKICTGSSVPCEGCPALESFISGKPAQAEVTYKTNKQAEVSFLAWASPVEQNPPPGKAPLPDTTDLPINEVMIMATDISRVVDIEDHLKSLGLMIGSVSHGIKGLLTGLDGGLYLLDSALKKENQHLAQEGLETMKLMTSKIRKLILDILFYTKKRELTKELLTAGRFGGEIIQTVKQRMDNAGIEFEQTLPVPEIEFMADSTPLQAALVNILDNAIDACLAKQAADKMNPPLHQRISLAITRNNDRIEFTITDTGIGMTDMEIKKAFTLFHSGKEKKGTGLGLFIADKVVSQHGGTIQVESTPNQGTTFTISLPLEIN; the protein is encoded by the coding sequence ATGAAGAACGATCCTGAAATTAAAGAGATTCTCCTTGTGGACGATGAGGAGGACATTCGGGAGGTGCTGGCCATTACCCTCCAGGATCTGGGTTATCGGGTAACCCTTGCGGAAAACGGCCAAAAGGCCATGGAACTTTTTAAGAACCATGGATTTCCCATTGTGCTCACAGACATCAAAATGCCGGTCATGGACGGAATACAGCTGCTGAAAAAAATCAAGGCCATTGCACCTGAAACCGAAATTATCATGATTACCGGTCATGGGGATATGGACCTTGCCATTGAGAGCTTCAGAAACCAGGCCGTGGAGTTCATCACTAAACCCGTTGATGTGAAAAGCCTGGAGGTTGCCATTGACAGGGCAAAACAAAAGATCGTCTTAAAAAAACAGCTCTTTGACTACACCCACAACCTTGAGCGCATGGTTCAGCAAAAAAGTGAGGCTCTCAAGGCGGTTCACAGGGAATCAACCGGAGATCTTGCCACCATTATGGAAACACTGCCCATGGTGGTCTTCTGTGTGGACCGGGAACTTAAAATCACTTCATCCAATGCCTCGTTCAAGGAGCTTTTCGGTAAAGGGCCTTTCAACGACAACGCCCATGATTTCTGTCACAAGATATGCACGGGTTCTTCCGTTCCCTGTGAGGGCTGCCCGGCCCTTGAAAGTTTTATATCAGGAAAACCCGCCCAGGCGGAAGTCACCTACAAGACCAACAAACAGGCTGAGGTTTCGTTTCTGGCCTGGGCATCCCCTGTTGAGCAAAATCCCCCTCCCGGGAAGGCCCCCCTGCCCGACACCACGGATCTGCCCATCAACGAAGTTATGATCATGGCAACGGATATCAGCCGGGTGGTGGACATTGAAGATCATTTAAAATCGCTAGGCCTCATGATCGGCTCTGTCTCCCACGGCATAAAAGGGCTTCTCACCGGACTTGACGGCGGGCTCTACCTTTTGGATTCGGCCCTCAAAAAAGAAAACCAGCACCTGGCCCAGGAGGGTCTGGAAACCATGAAGCTCATGACGTCAAAGATCAGAAAACTGATCCTTGACATTCTCTTTTACACAAAAAAAAGAGAGCTTACAAAAGAGCTGCTTACCGCAGGCAGGTTTGGAGGGGAGATCATCCAGACAGTCAAACAGCGGATGGACAATGCCGGCATCGAATTTGAGCAGACCCTGCCTGTCCCGGAAATTGAGTTCATGGCCGACTCCACCCCCCTCCAGGCGGCCCTGGTCAACATTTTGGACAACGCCATTGACGCCTGCCTGGCAAAACAGGCAGCCGACAAGATGAATCCGCCCCTTCACCAGCGGATCAGTCTTGCGATCACCCGGAACAATGACAGGATTGAATTCACCATTACAGACACGGGCATCGGCATGACAGATATGGAAATCAAAAAAGCATTTACCCTGTTTCACTCGGGCAAAGAGAAAAAGGGAACCGGACTGGGCCTGTTTATTGCCGACAAAGTCGTCTCCCAGCACGGGGGAACCATTCAGGTGGAATCAACCCCCAATCAAGGCACCACATTCACCATCAGCCTGCCCCTTGAAATAAATTGA
- a CDS encoding GNAT family N-acetyltransferase: MNITWQWRQFNEISGLELHEILAERQRVFVVEQACAYLDADELDMNAWHLSGRFSNGCLAAYARIVQPGTRYRIPALGRILTPKAFRSMGLGRRLVQTCIEKCICEYPGMDIFISAQTYLMDFYQGFGFTTMGLSYDDEGIEHVDMILRAQARTVNRCFVEKAT; the protein is encoded by the coding sequence ATGAACATCACCTGGCAGTGGCGACAATTCAACGAAATTTCAGGCCTTGAACTGCATGAGATCCTGGCTGAACGGCAACGGGTCTTTGTTGTGGAACAGGCATGTGCATACCTGGATGCCGATGAGCTGGACATGAACGCCTGGCACCTTTCGGGCCGTTTCAGCAACGGCTGTCTTGCAGCCTATGCCCGGATTGTCCAACCGGGAACACGTTACCGAATACCGGCTCTTGGACGGATACTCACCCCGAAGGCCTTCCGATCAATGGGTCTGGGACGTCGGCTGGTGCAAACCTGCATCGAAAAATGTATCTGTGAGTATCCGGGCATGGATATTTTCATATCTGCCCAAACCTACCTCATGGATTTTTATCAAGGCTTTGGTTTTACAACAATGGGTTTATCCTATGACGATGAGGGCATAGAACATGTCGATATGATCCTCAGGGCTCAGGCCAGGACTGTTAACAGGTGTTTTGTTGAAAAAGCGACTTAA